The following coding sequences lie in one Arabidopsis thaliana chromosome 3, partial sequence genomic window:
- the VGT1 gene encoding vacuolar glucose transporter 1 (vacuolar glucose transporter 1 (VGT1); FUNCTIONS IN: carbohydrate transmembrane transporter activity, fructose transmembrane transporter activity, glucose transmembrane transporter activity, sugar:hydrogen symporter activity; INVOLVED IN: glucose transport, positive regulation of flower development, fructose transport, seed germination, response to nematode; LOCATED IN: plant-type vacuole membrane, vacuolar membrane, plasma membrane, membrane; EXPRESSED IN: 24 plant structures; EXPRESSED DURING: 15 growth stages; CONTAINS InterPro DOMAIN/s: Sugar transporter, conserved site (InterPro:IPR005829), Major facilitator superfamily (InterPro:IPR020846), General substrate transporter (InterPro:IPR005828), Sugar/inositol transporter (InterPro:IPR003663), Major facilitator superfamily, general substrate transporter (InterPro:IPR016196); BEST Arabidopsis thaliana protein match is: Major facilitator superfamily protein (TAIR:AT5G17010.3); Has 40906 Blast hits to 40365 proteins in 2435 species: Archae - 733; Bacteria - 24523; Metazoa - 4373; Fungi - 7155; Plants - 2379; Viruses - 0; Other Eukaryotes - 1743 (source: NCBI BLink).): MGFDPENQSISSVGQVVGDSSSGGITAEKEPLLKENHSPENYSVLAAIPPFLFPALGALLFGYEIGATSCAIMSLKSPTLSGISWYDLSSVDVGIITSGSLYGALIGSIVAFSVADIIGRRKELILAAFLYLVGAIVTVVAPVFSILIIGRVTYGMGIGLTMHAAPMYIAETAPSQIRGRMISLKEFSTVLGMVGGYGIGSLWITVISGWRYMYATILPFPVIMGTGMCWLPASPRWLLLRALQGQGNGENLQQAAIRSLCRLRGSVIADSAAEQVNEILAELSLVGEDKEATFGELFRGKCLKALTIAGGLVLFQQITGQPSVLYYAPSILQTAGFSAAADATRISILLGLLKLVMTGVSVIVIDRVGRRPLLLCGVSGMVISLFLLGSYYMFYKNVPAVAVAALLLYVGCYQLSFGPIGWLMISEIFPLKLRGRGISLAVLVNFGANALVTFAFSPLKELLGAGILFCAFGVICVVSLFFIYYIVPETKGLTLEEIEAKCL; encoded by the exons ATGGGGTTTGATCCCGAGAACCAATCGATCTCTTCCGTTGGACAG GTTGTTGGTGATTCTTCTTCAGGTGGGATTACTGCTGAAAAGGAACCTTTGTTAAAGGAAAACCACAGCCCAGAGAACTACTCTGTTCTTGCAGCCATTCCTCC GTTTCTCTTTCCAGCTCTTGGAGCATTGCTTTTTGGTTATGAAATTGGTGCAACATCTTGTGCTATCATGTCTCTTAAG TCGCCTACTCTAAGTGGAATTTCATGGTACGACTTGTCTTCAGTGGATGTTGGTATAATT ACCAGTGGCTCACTGTATGGTGCCTTAATTGGCTCCATTGTTGCATTTAGTGTTGCCGACATTATAG GAAGGAGAAAGGAGCTGATTTTGGCTGCATTCTTGTATCTTGTTGGAGCCATTGTGACTGTAGTAGCACCTGTCTTTTCCATACTGATAATTGGACGAGTTACGTATGGCATGGGGATTGGACTG ACCATGCACGCGGCTCCAATGTACATTGCAGAGACTGCTCCAAGTCAAATACGTGGACGGATGATATCACTAAAGGAATTCTCCACTGTCCTTGGGATGGTT GGGGGTTATGGAATCGGTAGCCTTTGGATTACGGTTATTTCTGGTTGGCGTTACATGTACGCAACAATTCTCCCTTTTCCAGTTATTATGGGAACTGGAATGTGTTGGCTACCAGCATCTCCGAGGTGGCTTTTACTGCGCGCTCTCCAGGGACAAGGAAATGGGGAGAATCTTCAACAGGCTGCGATTAGATCTCTTTGTCGCCTTAGAGGGTCTGTCATAGCTGACTCAGCAGCTGAACAAGTAAACGAAATATTGGCTGAACTTTCCCTTGTGGGTGAAGACAAAGAAGCTACATTTGGTGAATTATTTCGAGGCAAATGCTTGAAAGCTCTCACTATAGCAGGAGGGTTAGTCTTGTTCCAACAG ATAACTGGGCAACCAAGTGTACTATATTATGCACCATCAATACTAcag ACTGCCGGCTTTTCTGCTGCAGCTGATGCAACTCGGATCTCAATTCTGCTCGGCCTATTGAAG TTGGTTATGACAGGAGTTTCTGTGATAGTTATCGACAGAGTTGGAAGGAGACCTTTACTTCTTTGTGGTGTTAGCGGAATG GTGATCTCATTGTTCCTCCTGGGATCCTACTacatgttttataaaaatgtacCAGCTGTTGCTGTAGCTGCATTGCTACTGTATGTAGGCTGTTACCAG CTGTCCTTTGGCCCTATTGGTTGGCTGATGATTTCAGAGATATTTCCCTTAAAATTAAGAGGTAGAGGAATCAGTCTAGCAGTGCTTGTGAATTTTGGCGCAAACGCACTTGTGACATTCGCTTTCTCACCGCTAAAG GAGCTGTTAGGAGCTGGAATACTGTTCTGTGCATTTGGAGTGATATGTGTcgtgtctctcttcttcatataCTACATTGTGCCAGAGACAAAGGGTCTCACtcttgaagaaattgaagcCAAATGTCTCTAA
- a CDS encoding NADH:ubiquinone oxidoreductase, 17.2kDa subunit (NADH:ubiquinone oxidoreductase, 17.2kDa subunit; CONTAINS InterPro DOMAIN/s: NADH:ubiquinone oxidoreductase, 17.2kDa subunit (InterPro:IPR007763); Has 1526 Blast hits to 1526 proteins in 350 species: Archae - 0; Bacteria - 415; Metazoa - 153; Fungi - 83; Plants - 51; Viruses - 0; Other Eukaryotes - 824 (source: NCBI BLink).) yields MALTVAKSALEAIREKGLGGFMRMIREEGFMRCLPDGNLLQTKIHNIGATLVGVDKFGNKYYQKLGDTQYGRHRWVEYASKDRYNASQVPAEWHGWLHFITDHTGDELLSLKPKRYGLEHKENFSGEGDAYIYHSKGHTLNPGQKNWTRYQSWVPTKTQ; encoded by the exons ATGGCTTTGACGGTGGCGAAGAGTGCGTTGGAGGCGATTAGAGAGAAAGGTCTCGGCGGTTTCATGAGGATGATCCGAGAAGAAGGCTTCAT GAGATGCCTACCAGATGGGAACCTCTT GCAAACTAAAATACATAACATAGGAGCGACACTTGTTGGTGTTGACAAGTTCGGTAACAAATACTACCAGAAGCTAGGCGATACTCAATACG GTAGGCACAGATGGGTAGAGTATGCTTCAAAGGATCGTTACAACGCATCTCAAGTACCAGCTGAATGGCACGGGTGGCTTCATTTCATCACTGATCACACTGGCGATGAG CTCTTgagtttgaaaccaaaaagGTATGGGCTTGAGCATAAAGAGAACTTCTCTGGAGAAGGTGATGCATACATCTACCATTCGAAGGGACATACCTTGAACCCGGGACAAAAGAACTGGACTCGGTACCAATCATGGGTACCCACCAAGACTCAGTAA
- a CDS encoding NADH:ubiquinone oxidoreductase, 17.2kDa subunit (NADH:ubiquinone oxidoreductase, 17.2kDa subunit; CONTAINS InterPro DOMAIN/s: NADH:ubiquinone oxidoreductase, 17.2kDa subunit (InterPro:IPR007763); Has 35333 Blast hits to 34131 proteins in 2444 species: Archae - 798; Bacteria - 22429; Metazoa - 974; Fungi - 991; Plants - 531; Viruses - 0; Other Eukaryotes - 9610 (source: NCBI BLink).), translating into MALTVAKSALEAIREKGLGGFMRMIREEGFMRCLPDGNLLQTKIHNIGATLVGVDKFGNKYYQKLGDTQYGMHRWVEYASKDRYNASQVPAEWHGWLHFITDHTGDELLSLKPKRYGLEHKENFSGEGDAYIYHSKGHTLNPGQKNWTRYQSWVPTKTQ; encoded by the exons ATGGCTTTGACGGTGGCGAAGAGTGCGTTGGAGGCGATTAGAGAGAAAGGTCTCGGCGGTTTCATGAGGATGATCCGAGAAGAAGGCTTCAT GAGATGCCTACCAGATGGGAACCTCTT GCAAACTAAAATACATAACATAGGAGCGACACTTGTTGGTGTTGACAAGTTCGGTAACAAATACTACCAGAAGCTAGGCGATACTCAATACGGTAT GCACAGATGGGTAGAGTATGCTTCAAAGGATCGTTACAACGCATCTCAAGTACCAGCTGAATGGCACGGGTGGCTTCATTTCATCACTGATCACACTGGCGATGAG CTCTTgagtttgaaaccaaaaagGTATGGGCTTGAGCATAAAGAGAACTTCTCTGGAGAAGGTGATGCATACATCTACCATTCGAAGGGACATACCTTGAACCCGGGACAAAAGAACTGGACTCGGTACCAATCATGGGTACCCACCAAGACTCAGTAA
- the XPO1B gene encoding exportin 1B (exportin 1B (XPO1B); FUNCTIONS IN: protein transporter activity, binding; INVOLVED IN: pollen germination, protein import into nucleus, docking, pollen tube growth, embryo sac development, pollen development; LOCATED IN: nucleus, nuclear pore, cytoplasm; EXPRESSED IN: 24 plant structures; EXPRESSED DURING: 14 growth stages; CONTAINS InterPro DOMAIN/s: Importin-beta, N-terminal (InterPro:IPR001494), Exportin 1, C-terminal (InterPro:IPR014877), Exportin-1/Importin-beta-like (InterPro:IPR013598), Armadillo-like helical (InterPro:IPR011989), Armadillo-type fold (InterPro:IPR016024); BEST Arabidopsis thaliana protein match is: exportin 1A (TAIR:AT5G17020.1); Has 1366 Blast hits to 1341 proteins in 221 species: Archae - 0; Bacteria - 0; Metazoa - 780; Fungi - 258; Plants - 127; Viruses - 0; Other Eukaryotes - 201 (source: NCBI BLink).), giving the protein MAAEKLRDLSQPIDVVLLDATVEAFYSTGSKEERASADNILRDLKANPDTWLQVVHILQNTSSTHTKFFALQVLEGVIKYRWNALPVEQRDGMKNYISDVIVQLSRDEASFRTERLYVNKLNIILVQIVKQEWPAKWKSFIPDLVIAAKTSETICENCMAILKLLSEEVFDFSKGEMTQQKIKELKQSLNSEFQLIHELCLYVLSASQRQELIRATLSALHAYLSWIPLGYIFESPLLEILLKFFPVPAYRNLTLQCLSEVASLNFGDFYDMQYVKMYSIFMNQLQAILPLNLNIPEAYSTGSSEEQAFIQNLALFFTSFFKLHIKILESAPENISLLLAGLGYLISISYVDDTEVFKVCLDYWNSLVLELFGTRHHACHPALTPSLFGLQMAFLPSTVDGVKSEVTERQKLYSDPMSKLRGLMISRTAKPEEVLIVEDENGNIVRETMKDNDVLVQYKIMRETLIYLSHLDHEDTEKQMLSKLSKQLSGEEWAWNNLNTLCWAIGSISGSMVVEQENRFLVMVIRDLLSLCEVVKGKDNKAVIASNIMYVVGQYSRFLRAHWKFLKTVVHKLFEFMHETHPGVQDMACDTFLKIVQKCKRKFVIVQVGESEPFVSELLSGLATIVGDLQPHQIHTFYESVGSMIQAESDPQKRGEYLQRLMALPNQKWAEIIGQARQSADILKEPDVIRTVLNILQTNTRVATSLGTFFLSQISLIFLDMLNVYRMYSELVSSSIANGGPYASRTSLVKLLRSVKREILKLIETFLDKAENQPHIGKQFVPPMMDQVLGDYARNVPDARESEVLSLFATIINKYKVVMRDEVPLIFEAVFQCTLEMITKNFEDYPEHRLKFFSLLRAIATFCFRALIQLSSEQLKLVMDSVIWAFRHTERNIAETGLNLLLEMLKNFQKSDFCNKFYQTYFLQIEQEVFAVLTDTFHKPGFKLHVLVLQHLFSLVESGSLAEPLWDAATVPHPYSNNVAFVLEYTTKLLSSSFPNMTTTEVTQFVNGLYESRNDVGRFKDNIRDFLIQSKEFSAQDNKDLYAEEAAAQMERERQRMLSIPGLIAPSEIQDDMADS; this is encoded by the exons ATGGCTGCCGAGAAGTTAAGAGACTTGAGTCAGCCGATTGACGTCGTTTTACTCGATGCCACTGTTGAGGCCTTTTACTCTACCGGATCTAAGGAAGAA AGAGCTTCTGCGGATAATATCTTGCGGGATTTGAAAGCTAATCCTGATACTTGGCTTCAAGTTGTTCACATTCTACAGAACACCAGTAGTACGCATACCAAATTTTTTGCCCTTCAG GTGCTGGAAGGTGTTATAAAATATAGGTGGAATGCATTACCCGTTGAACAACGTGATGGAATGAAAAATTACATCTCTGATGTCATTGTGCAG CTGTCAAGGGATGAAGCATCTTTCAGAACGGAAAGGCTTTATGTCAACAAGTTAAATATCATCCTGGTTCAG ATCGTGAAACAGGAGTGGCCGGCAAAGTGGAAAAGCTTTATTCCTGATTTAGTTATAGCTGCTAAGACTAGTGAAACTATCTGTGAGAATTGCATGGCTATTTTGAAA CTCCTAAGTGAAGAGGTCTTTGATTTCTCAAAAGGAGAGATGACTCagcaaaagataaaagaacTGAAACAGTCTCTAAACAG CGAGTTTCAACTCATTCACGAGTTATGCCTATATGTCCTCTCAGCTTCCCAAAGACAAGAGCTTATACGTGCTACACTCTCTGCATTGCATGCCTATCTTTCTTGGATTCCGTTGGGATACATATTTGAGTCCCCTTTG CTGGAGATCCTACTTAAATTCTTCCCTGTTCCAGCATATAGGAATCTCACACTTCAATGTTTGTCAGAG GTTGCATCTCTTAATTTTGGGGACTTCTACGATATGCAATATGTCAAGATGTACAGCATTTTCATGAATCAGTTGCAG GCAATTCTCcctttaaatttaaatatccCTGAGGCATATTCAACTGGAAGTAGTGAAGAACAG GCTTTTATCCAGAACTTGGCACTGTTTTTCACTTCGTTTTTCAAG ttacatataaaaatcCTAGAATCTGCACCCGAAAATATTTCTCTATTACTTGCGGGTCTGGGATATCTCATTAGCATATCGTATGTTGATGACACTGAAGTATTCAAG GTTTGTTTGGACTATTGGAATTCATTAGTGTTGGAGTTGTTTGGGACGCGACATCATGCGTGTCACCCTGCACTAACTCCAAGTCTGTTTGGATTGCAA ATGGCTTTCCTTCCTAGTACAGTTGATGGTGTTAAATCTGAAGTCACTGAGCGGCAAAAACTTTATTCAGATCCAATGTCAAAATTAAGGGGACTCATGATTAGTCGCACGGCTAAGCCTGAAGAAGTGTTAATTGTTGAGGACGAAAATGGGAACATTGTTCGTGAAACTATGAAGGATAATGATGTTCTTGTCCAGTATAAG ATAATGCGGGAGACATTAATCTACCTCTCACACCTTGATCATGAAGATACCGAAAAACAG ATGTTGAGTAAGCTAAGCAAACAGTTGAGCGGGGAGGAATGGGCATGGAACAATCTAAACACTTTATGCTGGGCTATTGGGTCTATTTCTGGGTCCATGGTAGTAGAACAG GAAAACAGATTTCTCGTGATGGTTATCCGTGATTTGTTAAGTTTATGTGAAGTCGTCAAGGGAAAAGACAATAAAGCTGTTATTGCGAGCAACATCAT GTACGTTGTTGGACAATATTCAAGATTCTTAAGAGCCCATTGGAAGTTTTTGAAGACAGTTGTCCATAAGCTGTTTGAATTTATGCATGAGACGCATCCTGGTGTTCAG GACATGGCTTGCGACACATTCTTAAAAATTGTTCAGAAGTGTAAGCgaaaatttgttattgttcAG GTTGGAGAAAGTGAGCCATTTGTGTCTGAACTTCTATCAGGCCTTGCTACAATCGTCGGAGATCTTCAACCTCATCAGATTCATACATTTTATGAATCT GTTGGTAGTATGATCCAGGCAGAATCAGATCCTCAGAAGAGGGGGGAATACCTCCAGAGGTTGATGGCTCTCCCGAATCAG AAATGGGCAGAAATTATAGGACAAGCACGTCAAAGTGCAGATATCCTCAAGGAACCAGATGTGATACGTACTGTGCTTAATATCCTCCAG ACAAATACGCGCGTTGCAACTTCACTAGGAACATTCTTCCTGTCTCAAATTTCGTTGATCTTCTTGGATATGCTGAATGTTTACAG AATGTATAGTGAACTCGTTTCAAGCAGCATTGCTAATGGTGGCCCATACGCTTCGAGAACATCTCTTGTTAAACTTTTAAG GTCTGTTAAGAGGGAAATTCTTAAGCTGATAGAGACGTTTTTAGATAAAGCTGAAAACCAGCCACACATTGGAAAACAGTTTGTTCCACCAATGATGGATCAAGTACTTGGCGACTATGCAAGAAATGTTCCTGATGCAAGAGAATCAGAAGTCTTGTCACTCTTTGCGACAATAATCAACAA ATACAAGGTTGTAATGCGAGATGAAGTTCCCCTCATATTTGAAGCTGTTTTCCAGTGCACATTGGAG ATGATTACTAAGAATTTTGAAGATTACCCAGAGCACCGTCTCAAGTTTTTCTCGTTACTTCGTGCTATTGCTACATTTTGTTTCCGTGCGTTGATACAGTTGTCAAGTGAG CAACTGAAGCTAGTGATGGATTCAGTTATCTGGGCATTTAGGCATACTGAAAGAAATATCGCTGAAACTGGGCTCAATCTCTTGCTCGAGATGCTGAAAAACTTTCAG AAATCTGACTTTTGTAACAAATTCTACCAAACATACTTTCTGCAAATTGAGCAAGAAGTATTTGCTGTCTTGACCGATACCTTCCACAAGCCTGGGTTCAAGTTGCATGTGTTGGTGTTGCAGCACTTATTTAGCCTG gttGAGAGCGGATCATTGGCAGAACCATTGTGGGATGCTGCAACGGTACCGCATCCTTATTCAAATAATGTCGCCTTTGTGCTTGAGTACACCACCAAGCTTCTAAGCTCATCATTCCCCAACATGACTACAACAGAG GTGACACAGTTTGTGAATGGACTTTACGAGTCGAGAAACGATGTTGGCAGATTTAAGGATAACATACGCGACTTCCTTATACAGTCCAAGGAATTTTCTGCTCAG GATAACAAAGATTTATATGCTGAGGAAGCTGCTGCCcaaatggagagagagagacaaagaatGCTTTCGATTCCTGGACTTATAGCTCCCAGCGAAATTCAAGACGACATGGCCGATTCTTAA
- the ARFB1C gene encoding ADP-ribosylation factor B1C, translating into MGQTFRKLFDTFFGNQEMRVVMLGLDAAGKTTILYKLHIGEVLSTVPTIGFNVEKVQYKNVIFTVWDVGGQEKLRPLWRHYFNNTDGLIYVVDSLDRERIGKAKQEFQDIIRDPFMLNSVILVFANKQDMVKVHRL; encoded by the exons ATGGGTCAAACTTTTCGCAAGCTTTTCGATACCTTCTTCGGCAACCAGGAGATGAGG GTCGTTATGCTGGGTCTGGATGCGGCTGGCAAAACAACGATACTATACAAGCTCCACATAGGAGAAGTTCTGTCTACTGTTCCCACAATCG GTTTCAATGTTGAGAAAGTTCAGTACAAGAATGTCATCTTCACAGTTTGGGATGTTGGTGGCCAAGAGAAGCTGAGGCCCTTGTGGAGGCATTACTTCAATAATACCGATGGACTT ATATACGTGGTAGACTCCTTGGACCGAGAGAGGATTGGTAAAGCGAAGCAAGAATTTCAG GATATCATAAGGGACCCATTCATGCTCAACAGTGTCATTCTAGTGTTTGCAAACAAACAAGACATGGTAAAAGTTCATAGGCTCTAG
- the ARFB1C gene encoding ADP-ribosylation factor B1C (ADP-ribosylation factor B1C (ARFB1C); FUNCTIONS IN: GTP binding; INVOLVED IN: N-terminal protein myristoylation; LOCATED IN: intracellular; EXPRESSED IN: 23 plant structures; EXPRESSED DURING: 13 growth stages; CONTAINS InterPro DOMAIN/s: ADP-ribosylation factor (InterPro:IPR006688), Small GTP-binding protein (InterPro:IPR005225), ARF/SAR superfamily (InterPro:IPR006689); BEST Arabidopsis thaliana protein match is: ADP-ribosylation factor B1B (TAIR:AT5G17060.1); Has 12521 Blast hits to 12513 proteins in 459 species: Archae - 8; Bacteria - 10; Metazoa - 6191; Fungi - 1629; Plants - 2029; Viruses - 3; Other Eukaryotes - 2651 (source: NCBI BLink).) → MGQTFRKLFDTFFGNQEMRVVMLGLDAAGKTTILYKLHIGEVLSTVPTIGFNVEKVQYKNVIFTVWDVGGQEKLRPLWRHYFNNTDGLIYVVDSLDRERIGKAKQEFQDIIRDPFMLNSVILVFANKQDMRGAMSPREVCEGLGLLDLKNRKWHIQGTCALQGDGLYEGLDWLSATLKEVKAAGYSSVGPSF, encoded by the exons ATGGGTCAAACTTTTCGCAAGCTTTTCGATACCTTCTTCGGCAACCAGGAGATGAGG GTCGTTATGCTGGGTCTGGATGCGGCTGGCAAAACAACGATACTATACAAGCTCCACATAGGAGAAGTTCTGTCTACTGTTCCCACAATCG GTTTCAATGTTGAGAAAGTTCAGTACAAGAATGTCATCTTCACAGTTTGGGATGTTGGTGGCCAAGAGAAGCTGAGGCCCTTGTGGAGGCATTACTTCAATAATACCGATGGACTT ATATACGTGGTAGACTCCTTGGACCGAGAGAGGATTGGTAAAGCGAAGCAAGAATTTCAG GATATCATAAGGGACCCATTCATGCTCAACAGTGTCATTCTAGTGTTTGCAAACAAACAAGACATG AGAGGAGCCATGTCTCCTCGAGAAGTATGTGAAGGGCTTGGCTTACTTGATCTCAAGAACAGGAAATGGCATATACAAGGCACATGTGCTCTTCAAGGAGATGGGCTCTATGAAGGCTTAGACTGGTTATCCGCTACACTCAAAGAGGTTAAAGCCGCTGGTTACTCATCAGTTGGTCCCTCGTTTTAG